In Platichthys flesus chromosome 6, fPlaFle2.1, whole genome shotgun sequence, the genomic stretch attacaaacaaaagtCACACTCCAGATTAAATGGCATCACAttagttaaataaaatgttataaatattttaattatacctttttctcctgtttatcttttttcagGTCCAGCATCCCCTACGTTTGAGGCTAAAtaattcatcattcatcattGTGATACTACATTAAGGCCCTGTGGCCTTTAGCTTCATGGCGGGATTTCCTGTCCATTGACCCAGTGGGCTGACTTACTGGACCAGTGACCATGTCCGCCTGCAGCACATTCACAGAGCATGTGTGGAAACCAGGCGAGTGCAAGAACTGCTTTAAACCTAAAAGTCTGCACTGTCTGGTTCAGAGTGGTGGAGGAAAACCTCCCTCTGAGCAGAGGCCTTCAACAATTCAGCAACAGAATCCACTCACTGCTGGGGCCAGAGCCATCCCTCACCTTACCAACTCTCAGAGGGCTGTTACTGGGTCGGCTCGCTCAGGAAACTTTCGCCCACCGGTAGCTAAGAAGCCAACCATTGCTGTTAAGCCAACTATGATGCTGCCCTGCTCCTCTGCAGGGCTCGATTTAGATGGCAACCTTCAACCACCACCAAATGTAATAGAACAGGGCAAAGCATCTGCCTTTAGAGTCTGGAATCGCAATGGACTGAATCGTAAAACACCTAGAGGGCCCAGAAACAACAACGAAGGAGAGGATGGCAATGAGGAGATTGAGGGCTATGGACAACTTAGCCCGAGGACTCCTAGtggaaataataacaatagtgGACTGACAGATGTCCTAAAGGAGATTGCTGGGTTATGTCCTGGCCGTAGTCCACCACCCCTTTCTGGCTCCAAGGACATGTTTTGGGGACGAATCAGTAGTTCATACCAACGGTCCTTGGAAAGAGGTCTTCTAGCCTCAAGCTGTCTGGCCATGGGAAGCAGCAGTAGTGGTGGTTGTGGAACAGCTCAAAAACGTGTATCCCTTAGTGACAGCGCCAAGATCATTAGCACAGAGGGTGGTCGCTTTTGCTACCCAGAATTTTccagtgaagatgaagatgatgaagatgagagcGAAGAGACTGaaagggatgatgatgatgaacatgaGAGCTGGGATGAAAGTGATGAAGAGTTACTATCGGTGGAGATCCGTATGAGAGGCCAACCACGCTTTGCAAATTTCCGAGCTGCCACGTTGTCTCCAGTTCCCTTTGCTGTTGGGAAAAAATGGAATACTGTGCCTCTTCGGAATCGCTCACTTCAGCGGATTTGTGCAGTGGACTACGATGATAGTTATGATGAGATCTTAAATGGATACCCTTCCATGGATTCCACTGGAGCTCTCTTTCCCTATGGGTCACATAACATGCAAGGCAGTTGTTTCCTATCAAACTCAGAGTCTACAACTTCTCCagaatcatcatcatcgctACCAGAGGATTCTCAAACTACTTccagcagtgggagcagtgccCCCTTTGCTTTTAGAAATGGCCTTCATTCTCCCACCTCCCCTAAGGCACAGGTCCCCATCACTTCACCTATTAAAAAGGAGCTTGTCCACAGAGCACTGAGCCCACTGAAGgtgaatgaaacacacaagGCTGTCCTGGCCATTAGATTAGAAGACCAGGATGGCAGAGAAGGCCTGCCAATGCCCCAGGCACTTCCGGGTCAACCAGTGACTATTAGTTTTAGTCCCACAGAGGAGCAAGCTAAACCATACCGTGTAGTGAACTTGGAAAAATCGCTGATCTGTAAGCCTTACACTGTAGTGGATGTGTCAGCATCCATGGCCAACAAAGATGAAAAAATTCCAGACTCTATTCCAAAACCACAAAACCTTTCGATGCCCTCCAGCCCTACATCATTCTCCAGTGCCCCTTTAGGTCAGCCTCTGTCTCCAAAATCCCCtatttctccatcttcttctgtgATGCCAACATCACCCTCATCTGTTGCTCCATCAGTTACCTCCCGGAAGAAATCTGGGAATATACGCTATCAAGAAGTGTGGACATCAAGCACAAGCCCTCGCCAAAAGATACCTAAAGTAGATTTAGGTGTTGGGCCTGGCCCCTCCATCCCTACACAACACTTCAGCCACAAGTCAGCTCCCACTTCTCCGATTGCTGGGCTGTCTTCCTCCCGAACTGTACCTGTGAAATCCCCTAACTTATCAGAGATCAAGTTCAACAGTTTCAATAATGCAGGCATGCCTCCATTTCCCATTATTATTCGCGATGAGCCAGCCTACGCTCGCAGCTCCAAGAATGCAGTCAAAGTACCTATTGTTATCAATCCAAGTGCATATGACAATTTAGCTGTGTACAAGAGCTTCTTAGGACTCAGTGGGGAAATCCCACAGCCAAAGGGGGTAGGTAATAGGGTAGCCAGCCATACATATGAAGAGATTGGTTCCTCTGAGAGTGTCCAATCCTCCTCAACAGAGAAAACTATCTCTGGTACAGGCACATCAGAGAGAGCTTCATTTGAAGAGACAAAAGCTCCAGTGGAAGCAGCATCTAAAGTACCAAATTTACAACCTAGAACCACTACAGACTCTAGCACTGTGACAAGCACTGTGTTAAGCTCAAAAGTTGGGGCCCCCTCTCCCACTACATCAACAAATACCCCGGCCATTCTTGCCATTACTGCAAACTTACCTAAACCCAGCCCGACTGCCAATTCTGTTACACGCACTTGCAACACAAGTGGAGATGCCACTTGCAGTAAAGACGATGATACAGACCTAATTTTGTCCTGTGGGGCAGTGGTAAATCACAGGGAGGAGGCTAGTGCTGTACTTTCACAGATTGTGGCCTCCATCCAGCCTCCCCAAACTCCTCCAGAGTCCCCCTCAGCACAAGTCAACAACTTCAGTTCTGAGGAGCTGTATGCCCTCCCGCCTGATGCCATGAAGGAGACCCTTACCCGACCCAAGTCTCTTTTTTCCACAACAGATGGTTGTCTTTCTAAGCCCAAGAATGACACACCTTCAAAAGTTTTGTCTAAATCCCAGAGTGCCTCTGCTGCTGTCCCACTCTCCAGCCCCCGCTCAGAACCCagtgccccctccccccctcctagGTCTACGTCTTCCCCATACCATGCTTCTAACATCCTTCAAAGACATTTTGGCAACTGGACCAAGAGCTCTGCCTCCAGTTCTCCTTTAAGACCGAGTGAAGGTGAAGGAAGTCCTGGTGGAGACGGCAGACGTATTTCTGCAGAAAGCTCCAAACCCAAACGCTGGATATCCTTCAAGAGCTTTTTTCGTCGGCGGAAAGATGAggatgaacagagagagaaagtggagaaagagaaggagaagggaaaGTTGGTTGGGCTTGATGGGACAGTCATTCATATTCTTCCACCACCACCAATCCAAAATCATCACTGGTTCACTGAGGCCAAAGCAGAAGATCCCACCCAGAAGCCAACAATTATCTTCACCTATAAACCAGACAGTAGCAGCACCACTGGTGATGGAGAGGGAGAACTACGAGTAGAGGAGTGCGGGCAAACTTCACAACTGGAATCTGATGAGACCAAAGAACCCAGACCTTTGAACACAGGGCAGACGTCACTCTCCCAAGACACTGGAGTTGATCTCATCACCAAGGACATCAGGTATTTGTTCATGAACTTTTAATTTACTCTCCTGGTACCAGTATATTCAAATATGCACTAGTTTATAAAGCCTGTAACGGTAGTGCGTCATAGAGAGGATTCTGTTCCAAACTGGGGTTTACAGTGAAAAGTGAATATTTTACacaaatttatttcatcatgaCTTTGTCTTTAAGCCTTATAGATGAATTCTAAAGAATATATTTAGTTGTGTTCTGCCTTCACCACTCCCTACTGGTCTAATGAAGGATTTTGCATGCAACACCTGCTTTGCCATTACCCACATGCATTCCCTTCAGAGCAGCCACATGGTCCACCTTTAAATTAAGATGTTTACCCTTTTCCAGCTACCCCTCCAAAGTGTAAGGGTtgcttctcctcttttcatACAGATACCTCATTACAGATTCTAAAGGTGTTAGTTCTTAATTTGCCTTGTCTGCTCGCCCACTTGCTTGGACTATAAAGCATGTGTGGTCTCTTCCCTAATGTCAACAATTACCTGTATAGTAGGCAGTGTGATTAGTGTTCCTCCCTCCAGGAATGGgccttaagctgctttcagacatgcaatgaaCGCAATTTTCTCCAGAGGACATGCATGGGTGAACGCAAATATCTGAGTGAGATGGAGAtttgatgtgagaacacaacaggGTATCCCCCGCTGGATTCTAAATTCAACagacgtaaaaaaaacaaatagaaaacaaatatctccggGTGAAAAAGcgtcatacacgtagaagacattGACAAAGTCAAGAAAGCTGATgacacttcctgcctctgcatgCTGGACCTGGCTGCTCCACTTCTCGCCTGTATAATGCTGagtatttgttgctgttgtgaacgcatcAGTCCagaaaacctcccgctgtgttgtgcatgtgtgaaaggtaaacTGTGGATAAACTCTGTTGCTAATTCTCCGGGTtttacccacaggtcatgtctgaataCAGCTATAGTGTTTTTCAACAGCAGCCGGATTAACAACTACTCTATTAATCAATGCATTAAATTACATATTTCCTTCAGCTTCATGCATATGCACACATACTAATCAGCCTACATGCCAATGAAGTTGTAGCTTTATACTTACATAATGAGTTCATTATTTTTGATTGGCTCCCTGTTGCCCTTTATGTTTAATCTCTTGAGGTAAATGTCCTGCAGTGTGGGTAATGGTCCCACATAAAGATGTCTAGCATATCCAGCACCTGTtgcacatgtgtttttttcttgttaaagAATATgagcttgtttgttttgaatgttaTGTCTTTTTGCTGCAGAGATGAAGTTAAGGGTTATTTCTTTGGCAATCAGTCAAGTGGGTGTAGCAGTAGCCAAATAAATACTAATTTAACAGGAAAGCTGTCGGTTGAAAGCACTGCTAATGAAATGAAGTACGAAATCATTTAGACAGAAGGCTGCACTGCACTTTAAAGCCAAAcctgaaaacattttcaataaatttTGTGTAAATCATTGGTTTAgcacaatatatataaaataaatatatttgtgtgtatgtatacattgAGTTGAGTGGGTCAATAATGATTCCATTTTCTATTGTCTTTGCACATCAAAAATGTGCAAAGACATGTAACCCCTTTCTATTAAATTCAAATATAAGGTAATTAATGTTACAATTGGGCAGCACATTTTTTATCTAAGGCAAATAATCTCTAAAATATTCCTTCTTAAGGGTGTCATGATATCTAGTGAGTTTTAATGGTTATTGAAGGGCAAAATGAAAAGCTTGGATTTATTTTGGAAATGCATTAGGAAATAGTCATCACACACCACCAGCATGATTAGTTGGAATACCACTCTGGAAATATCACACCTACAGTTTAACTCATGAACAACTTCTACAGTTCTTCTTGGGCATCTTCTCACCTGATCTCTTACATTTTTAATCCCTCGTAACGCTGCCCTcattcctttcttctcctctctatGTGTCTCTGCCAACCTCATATTATCCCTGCTTTCTTTAGCTTGGCTTGGTACCATTGCTTACCCTCTTCCATGTCTTCCATCCATATGTTTTTGCCTTTGAGCCCGAAGCACTGTGAACTCTTAAATATTTCACTCCTCCATCCTGTCAAGAGCTCGGCCCCATTCTGTCTCATTTCTAGCTCCCATCCGTTTCTCTCCTCAACTTTCAGCTCTAGTCATCTCTTGCTTCCAGAAGTTCCTGTCTCCTCTTTTGCCTAATAACAAGTTGTACAGGTATCAAATGTGTGCTAGTTTTACTATTGATATGAGATAGGATAAAGAAGGGTGTTCTTTATAAATTTGAGCATAACCAGGTCAAGTTAGCCAAAATGCTGATGCCAAAAGGAGAGTAAAGGTGGTCTCCCAGTTCCTACTGAGGATGAAGGAGTAGTCAAATAACGACAAAGTAATTTGACTAGGCTTGTCATATTcaataaaatcactttaaatattaAGGGATTCTCTTGGGTCTTAACAAGTTTATCTGGATTGTAGGCCTTAATAGGTCTTGAATACATTGAAATATTTCATACTAGGTCCTAAATACGTATAAATAGCTCTTTATTGTGGAAAGGTTCATTTAACACTTACATTGCTCCTTATAAAACCATACCAACGTGTCATTGATAACTGAGCCGACAAACATTTGGTCAGGAATGAATGCAGTACCATCAGCCTGGTTATGGGCTTGGCTATGGATAACATAGCATTTTGAGTGTTATTCCCAAAAAGGTtacttcaccttatcttcaGTTTTCTATTGATCTGCGAACATCAGTGAGCATCTAAGTATTAAAATACTGATCACGTCTTTGAAATTAAATTCATATGGTCATGTTTGATACCGGAAATAACTTTTTTTGGAAACTTTTATTAAGCAACTACTAGTATTGTACAATACATCGCCACACACTCTCTAGCCACAAAAATGTAAGCCTATGTGGTATCCACTTCAATCAAACTATCACACATAACTCTTTGAAACATCTCACCTTTGGTCTCGTCTTCTAATTTTCTTTCCACTTGTCTTTTATAAACATTCCTTTGTGACCC encodes the following:
- the peak1 gene encoding inactive tyrosine-protein kinase PEAK1 yields the protein MSACSTFTEHVWKPGECKNCFKPKSLHCLVQSGGGKPPSEQRPSTIQQQNPLTAGARAIPHLTNSQRAVTGSARSGNFRPPVAKKPTIAVKPTMMLPCSSAGLDLDGNLQPPPNVIEQGKASAFRVWNRNGLNRKTPRGPRNNNEGEDGNEEIEGYGQLSPRTPSGNNNNSGLTDVLKEIAGLCPGRSPPPLSGSKDMFWGRISSSYQRSLERGLLASSCLAMGSSSSGGCGTAQKRVSLSDSAKIISTEGGRFCYPEFSSEDEDDEDESEETERDDDDEHESWDESDEELLSVEIRMRGQPRFANFRAATLSPVPFAVGKKWNTVPLRNRSLQRICAVDYDDSYDEILNGYPSMDSTGALFPYGSHNMQGSCFLSNSESTTSPESSSSLPEDSQTTSSSGSSAPFAFRNGLHSPTSPKAQVPITSPIKKELVHRALSPLKVNETHKAVLAIRLEDQDGREGLPMPQALPGQPVTISFSPTEEQAKPYRVVNLEKSLICKPYTVVDVSASMANKDEKIPDSIPKPQNLSMPSSPTSFSSAPLGQPLSPKSPISPSSSVMPTSPSSVAPSVTSRKKSGNIRYQEVWTSSTSPRQKIPKVDLGVGPGPSIPTQHFSHKSAPTSPIAGLSSSRTVPVKSPNLSEIKFNSFNNAGMPPFPIIIRDEPAYARSSKNAVKVPIVINPSAYDNLAVYKSFLGLSGEIPQPKGVGNRVASHTYEEIGSSESVQSSSTEKTISGTGTSERASFEETKAPVEAASKVPNLQPRTTTDSSTVTSTVLSSKVGAPSPTTSTNTPAILAITANLPKPSPTANSVTRTCNTSGDATCSKDDDTDLILSCGAVVNHREEASAVLSQIVASIQPPQTPPESPSAQVNNFSSEELYALPPDAMKETLTRPKSLFSTTDGCLSKPKNDTPSKVLSKSQSASAAVPLSSPRSEPSAPSPPPRSTSSPYHASNILQRHFGNWTKSSASSSPLRPSEGEGSPGGDGRRISAESSKPKRWISFKSFFRRRKDEDEQREKVEKEKEKGKLVGLDGTVIHILPPPPIQNHHWFTEAKAEDPTQKPTIIFTYKPDSSSTTGDGEGELRVEECGQTSQLESDETKEPRPLNTGQTSLSQDTGVDLITKDISQVPVSASNAKDRDVIGAPCQSARVNLGLVLGEGEESHANLLATPASTSEGSASLGEPEEDGNHSHHSHSPASSQCSATYSNIGQSRANMIPLKQPRKQASTDTLASIDLDGPADQPAHYATPPPLPKKGVPRPNNDSSLGGKEQIQGAQRPRAEAKPGGTNLSVANPLYDLDSTWETASQSSSLSSEPHRSNNHESGDSLERPSVAAATNRGHPTNSTSSMIPPPAFSAPSATSRDRRAYPSTESLAGRGRATGRVSGTGGGGGSKPQRSALYRGLDSWDEVVGKIRGLHTDTLRKLATKCEDRFMAGQKDHLRFGTDSWSLFRLTTGKPCCEAGDAVYYTASYAKDPLVNYAIKICRSKVKETQQQFFHSLAVRQSLALHFNIQQDCGHFLADVPARLLPWEEEEDQEEEEDEEEEDNSELKDKEKETKTESKKTDSRAPNGKLHETSATGHTNTANRLRSRVVVITREVPFQTVADFVREGVARHTHNPELYERQICLLLLQLCSGLEHMKPYHVTHCDLRLENLLLVNCQPGNPWNLDLLEPNNNSNSASSSGANSAGAMAAAANATCPARLIISNFSQAKQKSTLMAADPSTLRDQSRLAPEIVTATQYRKCDEFQTGILIYEMLHQHNPFEEMPELKEREYTWADLPPLPVRSLYSQGLHQLARLLLTVNPSERIRMAEARACLQCLLWGPREDLFQALGCSNIGPLSGATSSQREATLQNWLDLKRTLMMIKFAERSLDTACGVSLEDWLCCQYLAFANTDTLNRVVHILQLPQPHQESQSQPAQNQTSTQTHQANTFHVTQSQPL